A window from Armatimonas rosea encodes these proteins:
- a CDS encoding SUMF1/EgtB/PvdO family nonheme iron enzyme: MPPRTRDEYHAQRVTIPAGAFLRGDDTRDDQAPRQTITLAEFQIGKTPVTVAMYQEFVRENPNFQSSQASQPGEMPKPPGGFGWGGKWDGKEGHPMVKVNHRDALAYCSWAGLLLPTEAQWEKAARGETGQRFPWGDSFIPTALRFSTHGFGRGNGTVPVGSYPTGASPYGVLDMAGLVWEWCQDWYEAGYYQHCKASNPHGPEDGTHRVARGGAWDTSGEDWFHCAHRSRFLPHSTFTNLGFRGVFLPDSPLERAL; encoded by the coding sequence GTGCCGCCACGAACACGCGACGAGTACCACGCCCAGCGGGTTACGATTCCGGCGGGTGCGTTTCTGCGTGGGGACGATACCCGTGACGATCAGGCCCCTCGGCAAACGATCACGCTTGCGGAGTTTCAGATCGGAAAAACGCCGGTGACTGTGGCGATGTACCAGGAGTTTGTGCGCGAGAATCCCAATTTTCAGTCGTCGCAAGCCAGCCAGCCTGGGGAGATGCCCAAGCCTCCTGGGGGGTTCGGTTGGGGGGGGAAGTGGGACGGGAAAGAAGGGCACCCTATGGTAAAGGTCAACCACCGGGATGCGCTTGCCTACTGCTCTTGGGCGGGGCTCCTGCTCCCAACCGAGGCCCAGTGGGAAAAAGCGGCGCGTGGTGAGACAGGCCAGCGGTTTCCTTGGGGGGACAGCTTTATCCCCACGGCGCTGCGTTTTAGCACGCACGGCTTTGGAAGGGGCAACGGAACCGTCCCTGTTGGTTCGTACCCCACTGGGGCGTCTCCCTACGGTGTTTTAGACATGGCAGGATTGGTGTGGGAGTGGTGCCAGGACTGGTACGAGGCAGGATACTACCAGCACTGCAAGGCAAGCAACCCGCATGGGCCAGAGGACGGCACCCACCGTGTCGCGCGGGGAGGGGCCTGGGATACGTCGGGGGAAGACTGGTTCCACTGCGCCCATCGTAGCCGATTCTTGCCGCACTCGACCTTTACCAACCTCGGATTTCGCGGGGTATTTCTTCCGGATTCGCCTCTTGAAAGGGCATTATGA